In Chryseobacterium shigense, the following proteins share a genomic window:
- a CDS encoding ferritin-like domain-containing protein codes for METKKSAKKTTSKTAAKKTAKIPAKKEAAKQLKDLFEDSLKDIYWAEKALVKALPKMHKNATDKKLKTAIENHLNETEIHVKRLEECFASLGKKAQAKKCDAMQGLLDEGKSIMEETQAGAVRDAGIVAAAQKVEHYEIATYGSLAAYAKVLKEKTCLKNLLATLNEEKKCDELLTKIADTAINSKAK; via the coding sequence ATGGAAACTAAAAAATCAGCAAAGAAAACAACTTCGAAAACTGCAGCAAAAAAAACAGCAAAGATTCCTGCTAAAAAAGAGGCAGCCAAACAGCTGAAAGATCTGTTTGAAGATTCCCTGAAAGATATATACTGGGCAGAAAAAGCCCTGGTAAAAGCCCTGCCTAAGATGCATAAAAATGCTACAGATAAAAAGCTTAAAACAGCGATAGAAAACCATCTTAATGAAACTGAAATTCATGTGAAAAGACTGGAAGAATGCTTTGCTTCGCTTGGTAAAAAAGCTCAGGCCAAAAAATGTGATGCCATGCAGGGATTACTGGATGAAGGTAAAAGCATCATGGAAGAAACACAGGCAGGTGCTGTAAGAGATGCAGGTATTGTTGCTGCTGCACAAAAAGTGGAACATTATGAAATTGCCACCTATGGATCGCTGGCTGCCTATGCCAAAGTACTGAAAGAAAAAACATGCCTGAAGAATCTTCTGGCCACTCTTAATGAAGAAAAAAAATGTGATGAATTGTTAACCAAAATAGCAGATACCGCTATTAACAGTAAAGCTAAGTAG
- a CDS encoding bacteriocin-like protein — MKNLKKLNRNELKTISGNGIFDNIGGVIGGLGGVVGGVVGGVGTIVGGVVNGVGTTVGGAVNATGTLVGTTLCNVQCVINGVVHIQVLACGSTC, encoded by the coding sequence ATGAAAAACTTAAAAAAATTAAACAGAAACGAGTTGAAAACTATTTCAGGTAACGGAATATTCGATAACATCGGTGGTGTTATCGGAGGCCTGGGCGGAGTCGTTGGTGGAGTAGTAGGCGGTGTGGGTACGATTGTTGGAGGCGTTGTTAACGGTGTAGGCACTACCGTAGGTGGTGCGGTAAACGCCACGGGAACTCTTGTAGGTACTACATTATGCAATGTACAGTGCGTGATTAATGGTGTTGTACATATTCAGGTGCTTGCATGCGGATCTACTTGCTAA
- a CDS encoding alpha/beta fold hydrolase — MKLILKTFKFIGKLIVGILILLLFLGGGYRLFSSKPVPPGKLVNVNGTNIHVRIDGKKKSLPTIIIEAGAHSNTDMLHWLAEGLKNNTRVIRYDRDGKWFSESSNNDSVSPEFYAHQLHELLEKIGEKPPYILVGHSMGGPYSRIFRDLYPNEVEGIVFIDSSHPEQWKRLAQKELVPKGQAKLLKIGSVFADLGILGIYNNTIAKPVYQGDGLPKELHSRSRSLTYNSGEVYRMFLRENELTNEVLMRAGKAKDLDSLPVLVFTATEQYKESQKKRYRKDGIDPEKQVQLWFDMQKELKELSSDGKQIIMNASHSTIITKKENADIINKEILLLSEKIEKKNYNN, encoded by the coding sequence ATGAAATTGATTTTAAAAACATTTAAGTTTATTGGTAAACTTATAGTTGGAATTCTGATATTATTATTGTTTTTGGGCGGAGGCTACCGATTATTTAGTTCAAAACCAGTTCCACCAGGTAAATTAGTTAATGTTAATGGGACCAATATTCATGTAAGAATAGATGGTAAAAAGAAATCTTTACCTACTATTATTATTGAAGCTGGTGCACACAGTAATACAGATATGTTGCATTGGCTGGCAGAAGGGTTAAAAAATAATACGAGAGTTATACGCTATGACAGAGATGGAAAATGGTTTAGCGAATCGAGTAATAATGATAGTGTATCTCCTGAATTTTATGCCCATCAGCTTCATGAATTATTAGAGAAAATTGGCGAAAAACCACCTTACATTTTGGTAGGTCATTCTATGGGAGGACCTTATAGCAGAATATTCAGGGATCTTTATCCAAACGAAGTTGAAGGAATTGTTTTCATAGACTCAAGCCATCCTGAACAATGGAAACGATTAGCTCAAAAAGAATTGGTTCCTAAAGGACAGGCAAAACTTTTAAAAATAGGATCTGTATTTGCAGATTTAGGTATTTTGGGTATTTATAATAATACAATTGCTAAGCCAGTATATCAGGGTGATGGGTTGCCCAAAGAATTACACAGTCGTTCACGATCATTAACTTATAATTCCGGAGAAGTTTATCGCATGTTTTTAAGAGAGAATGAATTAACCAATGAAGTACTGATGCGAGCAGGTAAAGCAAAGGATTTAGATTCATTACCTGTTTTGGTATTTACTGCTACAGAACAGTATAAAGAATCCCAGAAAAAGAGATACAGAAAAGATGGAATTGATCCTGAAAAGCAAGTTCAATTGTGGTTTGATATGCAAAAAGAACTAAAAGAACTCTCTTCTGATGGAAAACAAATTATTATGAATGCAAGCCATAGTACTATCATTACGAAAAAAGAAAATGCTGATATAATAAATAAAGAGATCCTTTTATTATCTGAAAAAATTGAAAAGAAAAATTATAATAATTAA
- a CDS encoding 3'-5' exonuclease: MKFSSDLVIYDLEGSCKTFGKNEINETNIIEIGAVKLDKKTFEIKSEFSILIKPKHFPILPEITDITNITNEMVENEKYFDEAILLFLDWYGEKNKSTLAGWGLYYDLPLLRKEFTEFGFDYNTYFVGGGFDIRALGVYWLAKNNISTSGISLERVLEKMNIKENFTFHRALDDAKATALILQQILHEK; the protein is encoded by the coding sequence ATGAAATTTTCAAGTGATTTGGTAATTTATGATTTAGAAGGAAGTTGCAAAACTTTTGGAAAAAATGAAATAAATGAAACGAATATAATAGAAATTGGAGCTGTAAAATTAGACAAAAAAACTTTTGAAATAAAAAGTGAATTCTCAATTTTAATAAAACCAAAACATTTTCCAATTCTACCCGAAATTACGGACATTACAAACATTACAAATGAAATGGTTGAAAATGAAAAGTATTTTGATGAGGCAATTCTCCTGTTTTTAGATTGGTACGGAGAAAAAAATAAATCAACTTTAGCCGGTTGGGGATTGTACTACGACTTACCTCTTTTGAGGAAAGAATTTACAGAATTTGGATTTGATTATAATACATATTTTGTTGGTGGAGGTTTTGACATCAGAGCACTAGGCGTTTATTGGCTGGCAAAAAATAACATTTCTACATCTGGAATTTCATTAGAAAGAGTTCTGGAAAAAATGAATATAAAAGAAAATTTTACATTTCACAGAGCATTAGACGATGCAAAAGCAACAGCATTAATATTACAGCAAATTCTCCATGAAAAATAA
- a CDS encoding phosphatase PAP2 family protein yields the protein MTAQNDTVKIHGNVQDSVISPNVQKSRLNYKSLIIPAAFIGYGVASLTVKDLKQLNFSTRDEINEHRPDHIKLDNFTQYAPAVLVYGLNAAGIKGKHNFRDRTVIYVTSQAISAAITLPLKHLVKEERPDESNNLSFPSGHTAAAFSSAQFMFREYKDTNFWLSLSGYPIAVFTGVYRMLNDKHWVGDVVAGAGFGILSTELAYWLFPKINTMLGGKNKNASTMIMPFYQEKSLGIGLVKSF from the coding sequence ATGACAGCACAAAATGATACGGTAAAGATCCATGGAAACGTACAGGACAGTGTAATTTCTCCAAATGTCCAAAAGAGCCGTCTGAATTATAAAAGTTTAATTATTCCCGCTGCTTTTATAGGGTATGGAGTGGCAAGCTTAACAGTAAAAGATCTGAAGCAGCTCAATTTTTCTACAAGAGATGAAATTAATGAGCATAGGCCGGATCATATAAAATTAGACAATTTTACCCAATATGCACCCGCAGTTCTGGTATACGGACTGAATGCCGCAGGGATCAAAGGAAAGCATAATTTCAGGGACCGGACTGTTATCTATGTTACATCACAGGCAATATCAGCCGCCATTACGCTTCCTCTGAAACATTTGGTAAAAGAAGAAAGGCCTGATGAGTCTAACAATCTTTCTTTTCCTTCGGGGCATACTGCAGCAGCTTTTTCTTCTGCACAGTTTATGTTCAGGGAATATAAGGATACCAATTTCTGGTTAAGTTTATCAGGCTATCCCATAGCTGTTTTTACCGGAGTATACAGAATGTTGAATGATAAGCATTGGGTAGGGGATGTGGTTGCAGGAGCCGGATTTGGAATTCTTTCCACTGAACTGGCGTACTGGCTGTTTCCAAAGATCAATACGATGCTGGGAGGTAAAAATAAAAATGCATCTACCATGATAATGCCGTTTTATCAGGAAAAAAGCTTAGGAATAGGGTTGGTAAAAAGTTTTTGA